ATATTGGTAACCATTTATCATGAATTAAAACGCGGAAGACGTAAACAGTACAGCGGTGGTTAGGTTGGGGTTGTGAGTCGGGATTTTTAAACTTTCTTTGAAGGGTTCGCTCAATTCTTGTTTTGTTTCGATTCTTGTTTCATCTTGTTTGCCATCTCCTGAGCCGTTTCGGTCGGGTAACTATCGATCAGGCACGAGATGCAGAGGTCATTCAACCCTATACCGTTGATCAGGTCTTCTATGTTCAAGAACGCTAACGAGTCAGCACCCAACCACCGGCAAAGTTCATCAGTATCGAATCTGAACGATGCCAACTCTTCGTACGATGAGATGTTTATACCGTAGAAACACGGTGCGATTATCCTCGGTGTAGCGATCCTCAGATGAACCTCCTTTGCACCGAACTCCTTAAGCAACGCCACCAATTTTTTCGCCGTTGTTCCGCGTACAATGCTGTCGTCTATGACAACCAATCTTTTACCTTCTACGTTCTCCCTTACTACATTGAACTTTAATCTAACGTTTTTCTCCCGCATGTTCTGGTGCGGTTGTATGAAGGTTCGTCCTGAATACCTGTCGGGTATCAGCCCTTCCCTGTAAGGTATTCCGCTTTCCTCCGAATATCCTATGCTGTAGGGACGCGACGTGTCCGGCACGGGTATTACGTAATCGGCGTTGACCGGTGCGACCTTTGCCAGAAACCTTCCTATACGCACGCGTGTGGTGTAAACGTTTCTACCCTCTATCACACTGTCCGGTCTCGCAAAGTAAAGCCATTCGAACATGCAATGGTGATGTTGCGTCTCGAACAGGTTTATCATATCGAACCCGTCTTCTCTTACGATGATCACGCTTCCCGGTGGTACGTCACCCTTGACCGGTATCCTCAGCATGTCCAACGATACGGTTTCGCTGGCTACGATGAACGTGTCATCATTGTATCCGTATACGAGTGGACGTATGCCCAAAGGGTCCCTGAAAGCAAACAGTTTATCCTCACCGGTCAACATCACAACCGAGTAGGCACCGTCCAACCGTTTCATCGTGTTTTCAATGGCTCTTATCTCGTTTTTCGTGTTGTAATATTCGTCGACGAATGCGTAAAGTATAGTTTCCGCATCTATGTCTGTATCGAACCCGTACCCTTTTGATTCCAACTCTTCCCTGAGTATTTCGTAATTGGCGATGTTACCGTTATGAGCAAGCGCTATCCCACCGAGCGGATGTTTAACCTCGACAGGTTGCGGAGCATAAGAGGACCCAACCGTCGAATACCTTGTGTGACCTATGGCTGCGTGCCCTTCCGCGAATTCGTAATTCTTTTCCTCTCGGATGGATGACACGGGACCGAACACCTTACATCTGTAGAACTCTCTACCGTTAAACGTCACCAAACCAGCACTGTCCTGACCCCTATGCTGAAGGAAATGTAACGCCGTGAGCGTCAACTCTTTTACGTCCTTCTTATGCTTCGAGAAAACGCCCACAACACCACACGCTTCTTTGAGTGCTCTTTCTTTTCCGCACGTTCGAAGTTTTTTAATCTTGATCATGGCAACACCGTGCAAAACCTAGCACACTGGAGTAATGGTACACATTCTAAGGAGATTAATACCTCCGAACAGTGAAACACCAAAGTAAACCACTATTTATAATAAGAAAAAATAAATTTATAAACAAATCGCATCCAATAAATCACATTCTAAAGATGTCGTTGAGAAGTAGGCAGATACTGTTGAGATGGGGCCGTGAGGTAACCTGGCATCCTACCGGCTTCGGGAGCCGGCAATCCGAGTTCAAACACTCCCTCCGCGAGAGAGTGGGATAAATCTCGGCGGCCCCATTGCAGGGGTTCCCGAGCGGTCAAAGGGGCACGGTTCAGGGCCGTGTGGTGTAGACCTTCAGGGGTTCGAATCCCCTCCCCTGCACATATCTCCGAACGGTGAAAAAGAATCAGAACAGTGTTTGTTCCATCTGTTTCTTTGAAGCGTACGCTTCCGCATCTTTAGCGATCTGTTCCATTCTTTTTTCACGTGCCGAAGCTATTCTATCCCTTATCTGATCAATAGACACCTTACCATCGGGTAACCTCGTTTTAAGTTTGATCACGAACCCGTTCTTATGTCTGCCTACCCTTCCCTCCCTCTGCTTTTTAACGACCGGTGTAGCGGTATGGTCGTAGAAGTACGCGTTGTCTGCATAGAAGTTGAACCCTTCGTAAATCGTGGTCACCAACACGTCAAACTCACCGTTTCTGAACCGTTCAACTATCTCTTTCTGTCTTTTTCTTGTATTCCCCTTCTCCTGACCTAGGAACACGCCCACCTTCCTCCCTGTTACGCGTTCGACTTCTCTGGCAATCACCTTAGCCATTTCTCTATACCTTACGAACACTATGTCTTTCTCGCCTTTCAGTTTAAGTTCATTGAGCAGTAACCTCAGTTTTGGATGTTCCATGTCTGTTTCTATCAGTTTGATGAGATTGTCGATGAACCGTTCCTCACGAAACAGCGAGAATAACGGGATACCAGAATAGTATTTTGATTCGCCGTCTGTCACGGTCATGAGAATCTGTTTGACAAGTGTCAACCTCTCTTTCTGCGATTCTGTGAGGATGGCTTTGTTAGCCAGGTACATCCTGTAGAATGCGTACCACCTTTTCTTTTCCAACTCGTAGAAATCTCTGTTGTTGATCAGGAACTCGATCTGTTCATCCAGTTGATCCGTATCTTCGTAGAATTCAACTTCGTAACCGCATTTAGTTAGATAGTTTGCGTTGATCCGACGGACCTTTTCTAAAAGCCTTGTCTCCCCGTCTGTTCCGACTAACAATCTATCGATGAACGATAGGAAGATCGTTTTACCTTCCGACTCTATGTACTCCCACATCTGTTTCAGAAGACGGTATTCGTACAATCTCCTACTCAATTCCCTTCTCAGTTCTCTGACGTTGACACCTTTGATCCGTGACTTGATATCTTTGATCTCTTCCTCGGACAGGTATCCCCTCCTAACCGTTTCATCGTCTATAAACAGGTTCTCTTTAAAGCAGAGCAACGTTTTTTCCACCTCGGTTTTAAGCATGTTTCTGATGGTTATGAACGGTTCCGGGAGCATAACGTACCACGATTCCTCCATACGCTCAAAACTGTATCTCGTCATTTCTCTTGAATACACCGGTATGACATGGGTTTTGGTTATTCCGAAGGTCTCCAGGATCTCGGTCATCTTCTCGGTTGTCGGTGCCAATGAAGCGCTTAACAATACCCTCTGTATACCCAGACTTTTGCATAAATCGGCTATCTTCACGTAATCGTAGTTGCCCGTTCCGTGGTGCGCTTCGTCGAATATCACCAGTCCGAAGGTTGAGAGGTCAAACCGTCCCTTCGCAATATCGTTTACAACGGTTTGCGGGGTACCGAACACGACATCTGCATCGTGATACACCTTTGCACGTTTTTCACCGGTCTTCTCTCCGGTCACTATACCTGTCTTTACCGTCATCATTCGTCGTATCTCCTTCTCTTCCTGTTGATGGGATAACACTACCTGGGGTGTAAGAAAGAGTACCTTTTTACCCGTGTTTTCTTCCAGAAACTTGTTGATTATCATTGCCGCTATAACGGTTTTCCCAGTCCCCGTGTCGGCAATGATTGCAACATTCTTGTGTGCGATATACTGTTCAACAGCATCCAATTGATATTTCCGTCGATGGATAGTCATCGGTTTTATGTATCTTCCGGACACGTAACCCGGCTTGGTTTCGACACTCTTTCTACGTGCGAGTTCGCGTTCAAACCTCTCCTTTTCTACTATCCATTCCCTCTGTTTACGTTTAACCGTCTTTTCATCGTATCTGTTCACGAGGTCTGGAAACAGTTCTAACTGTACCGGTTTCACAGATTTCATAACATAATTCTGTATTTCCACACTTTTAAACCTTCTCCGTACCGTTTATGAACCTGTGCAGTTTTTCTAAAAACTTCGGTTGTGTTTCCAGGGCTTCCTCTAGCATGGTTATGGAAGCGTCGTAGGTTTCTCTGTCAACAGGGTAGGGATGTCCGTCCTTTCCGCCGTGGGCAAAGGAGTATTTCACAGGGTCGTCCCAATCTATCTCCGTACCGTAGACGAGTTGCGCTATCAGGGCAAGGGCTCTGAGTTTCTTCGGTCCGATACCCCTTTGTAGAAGCAGGTCTTTGAACTCGCAGTTACTCGTTTCCAGACGACGGCGAACGTTGTCCAAAAGAACGACCTCTTTAGACGAGAGCGACAGTTTCCCGTAATCAACGCTGTGAT
The sequence above is a segment of the Candidatus Micrarchaeota archaeon genome. Coding sequences within it:
- the purF gene encoding amidophosphoribosyltransferase, whose amino-acid sequence is MIKIKKLRTCGKERALKEACGVVGVFSKHKKDVKELTLTALHFLQHRGQDSAGLVTFNGREFYRCKVFGPVSSIREEKNYEFAEGHAAIGHTRYSTVGSSYAPQPVEVKHPLGGIALAHNGNIANYEILREELESKGYGFDTDIDAETILYAFVDEYYNTKNEIRAIENTMKRLDGAYSVVMLTGEDKLFAFRDPLGIRPLVYGYNDDTFIVASETVSLDMLRIPVKGDVPPGSVIIVREDGFDMINLFETQHHHCMFEWLYFARPDSVIEGRNVYTTRVRIGRFLAKVAPVNADYVIPVPDTSRPYSIGYSEESGIPYREGLIPDRYSGRTFIQPHQNMREKNVRLKFNVVRENVEGKRLVVIDDSIVRGTTAKKLVALLKEFGAKEVHLRIATPRIIAPCFYGINISSYEELASFRFDTDELCRWLGADSLAFLNIEDLINGIGLNDLCISCLIDSYPTETAQEMANKMKQESKQNKN
- a CDS encoding DEAD/DEAH box helicase; this encodes MKSVKPVQLELFPDLVNRYDEKTVKRKQREWIVEKERFERELARRKSVETKPGYVSGRYIKPMTIHRRKYQLDAVEQYIAHKNVAIIADTGTGKTVIAAMIINKFLEENTGKKVLFLTPQVVLSHQQEEKEIRRMMTVKTGIVTGEKTGEKRAKVYHDADVVFGTPQTVVNDIAKGRFDLSTFGLVIFDEAHHGTGNYDYVKIADLCKSLGIQRVLLSASLAPTTEKMTEILETFGITKTHVIPVYSREMTRYSFERMEESWYVMLPEPFITIRNMLKTEVEKTLLCFKENLFIDDETVRRGYLSEEEIKDIKSRIKGVNVRELRRELSRRLYEYRLLKQMWEYIESEGKTIFLSFIDRLLVGTDGETRLLEKVRRINANYLTKCGYEVEFYEDTDQLDEQIEFLINNRDFYELEKKRWYAFYRMYLANKAILTESQKERLTLVKQILMTVTDGESKYYSGIPLFSLFREERFIDNLIKLIETDMEHPKLRLLLNELKLKGEKDIVFVRYREMAKVIAREVERVTGRKVGVFLGQEKGNTRKRQKEIVERFRNGEFDVLVTTIYEGFNFYADNAYFYDHTATPVVKKQREGRVGRHKNGFVIKLKTRLPDGKVSIDQIRDRIASAREKRMEQIAKDAEAYASKKQMEQTLF